A part of Desulfotomaculum nigrificans DSM 574 genomic DNA contains:
- the glp gene encoding gephyrin-like molybdotransferase Glp, giving the protein MELFNVLTVAQARSTLASHLPARTQAETVPLLQGLNRILARDITALEDVPGFDRSTMDGYAVRARDTFGATESLPAYVDVTGEVMMGQEAVGKLGSGQAWLIPTGGMLPPGADAVVMVEYTEELDTNTIGITKPVAPGDNMVRRGEDVAAGSVVLTAGRRLRPQDLGLLSAVGVTEVPVMLPVKVGILSTGNELVGPDQPAAPGKVRDINSYTLYGQVLEAGGIPKLYGIIQDNFDALQAAMRQALAENDMVLVSGGSSVGARDVTARVIAALGQPGVLFHGIAIKPGKPSIGAVVDGKAVFGLPGHPVSAMVVFNLLARPIIQSAGLPVQQTSFPLRAAITRNVHSATGRDDFLRVTLRRLEDGSIVADPVLGKSGLISTMVKADGVAHLPLTKEGVEAGELVDVWLF; this is encoded by the coding sequence TTGGAATTATTTAACGTGTTGACAGTGGCACAGGCCCGCAGCACCCTGGCCAGTCATTTACCAGCCAGAACCCAAGCGGAGACAGTACCCCTCCTGCAGGGCCTCAACCGGATTTTAGCCCGGGACATTACTGCCCTGGAGGATGTACCCGGTTTTGATCGTTCCACCATGGACGGTTATGCGGTTCGGGCCAGGGATACCTTTGGCGCCACCGAGTCCCTGCCGGCCTATGTGGATGTAACGGGGGAAGTGATGATGGGTCAAGAGGCCGTCGGCAAACTGGGTTCCGGCCAGGCCTGGCTGATACCCACCGGGGGTATGTTACCCCCCGGCGCTGATGCGGTGGTGATGGTGGAATATACCGAGGAACTGGATACTAACACCATTGGCATAACTAAGCCGGTGGCCCCCGGGGATAACATGGTGCGGCGGGGTGAAGATGTGGCCGCCGGTTCTGTGGTGCTGACCGCCGGCCGGCGGTTGCGGCCTCAGGATTTAGGCTTACTGTCCGCCGTGGGAGTAACCGAGGTACCGGTGATGTTACCGGTTAAAGTAGGTATTTTGTCCACCGGCAACGAGCTGGTGGGACCGGATCAGCCGGCCGCGCCGGGTAAAGTCAGGGATATTAATTCCTACACCCTTTACGGCCAGGTGTTGGAGGCCGGTGGTATCCCTAAACTGTACGGTATCATTCAGGATAACTTTGATGCTTTGCAGGCAGCCATGAGACAAGCCCTGGCGGAAAATGACATGGTGCTGGTATCCGGCGGTAGCTCAGTGGGGGCCAGGGATGTGACGGCCAGGGTGATTGCCGCATTAGGTCAGCCGGGGGTACTGTTTCACGGTATCGCCATTAAACCAGGTAAGCCTTCCATTGGCGCGGTGGTAGACGGTAAAGCCGTTTTTGGCCTACCGGGTCACCCGGTGTCAGCCATGGTTGTCTTTAACTTACTGGCCCGGCCCATCATTCAGTCCGCCGGGTTGCCCGTTCAACAGACCAGTTTCCCCCTGCGGGCGGCCATTACCCGGAATGTTCACTCCGCTACCGGTCGGGATGATTTTTTGCGGGTAACTCTGCGGCGGCTGGAGGATGGCAGCATTGTAGCCGATCCGGTGTTAGGCAAGTCCGGCCTGATTAGTACCATGGTGAAGGCAGATGGGGTGGCCCACCTGCCCTTAACCAAAGAAGGTGTCGAGGCCGGGGAACTGGTGGATGTATGGTTGTTTTAA